The following proteins are co-located in the Solenopsis invicta isolate M01_SB chromosome 7, UNIL_Sinv_3.0, whole genome shotgun sequence genome:
- the LOC105199799 gene encoding uncharacterized protein C1orf198 homolog: MSSSVTARAEEYFYNINPIARKIGEDITATKEAYEGLWNTLSTAERNQAINETIIQPEVALKYTLKKVELTKELPEWYPKLRIQTGMKYVIDETGSTLRWRDEHSAPFSFMTQSQMNLSLIDSSEEMKSRSMRTHFGESPHFSSPAKIQRNNCSLSDSYSSTDQVSCYPSDCYTSDLFENDQCSDLLANGIDSEHSDSIFAKLINKTSLLKLQSNVEDDLESLVRDSDTDKSQSNTLVVTSRTKSSDINESTALLETPSSYSSFQSSQLNQEEEERSIPKTGFEFLDNW; encoded by the exons ATGAGTTCCAGCGTTACTGCGAGAGCGgaggaatatttttacaatataaatccTATAGCTCGAAAAATTGGCGAAGATATCACTGCAACAAAGGAGGCCTATGAAGGATTATGGAATACCTTGAGCACAGCAGAGCGCAATCAAGCCATCAATGAGACTATAATTCAGCCCGAGGTAGCCCTGAAGTACACCTTGAAGAAGGTTGAGTTAACCAAGGAATTACCAGAGTGGTATCCAAAGCTGCGCATACAAACTGGGATGAAATATGTCATAGATGAAACTGGTTCA ACCTTGCGATGGCGGGACGAGCACTCCGCTCCATTTTCGTTTATGACTCAATCACAGATGAATCTAAGTCTGATAGATTCCAGCGAAGAAATGAAATCCAGGTCGATGAGGACACATTTTGGAGAATCGCCGCATTTTTCTAGTCCCGCGAAGATACAGAGAAACAATTGCTCGCTGAGCGATAGCTACAGCTCCACGGATCAAGTCAGTTGTTATCCGTCGGATTGTTACACTAGCGATCTATTCGAGAACGATCAGTGCAGCGACTTATTGGCAAACGGAATCGACAGCGAACACTCTGACAGTATATTTGCTAAATTAATCAACAAGACCTCTTTATTAAAGTTACAAAGTAACGTCGAAGATGACCTGGAGAGTTTGGTAAGAGATTCCGATACAGACAAAAGTCAGTCGAATACCTTAGTAGTAACGTCGCGAACAAAATCGAGCGACATAAATGAATCGACCGCTCTGTTGGAGACACCCAGCTCCTACAGTAGCTTCCAGTCATCCCAATTAAATCaagaggaggaagaaagaagcaTACCAAAGACTGGATTTGAGTTTCTTGATAATTGGTAA